The Triticum aestivum cultivar Chinese Spring chromosome 3A, IWGSC CS RefSeq v2.1, whole genome shotgun sequence genome includes a region encoding these proteins:
- the LOC123061073 gene encoding Holliday junction resolvase MOC1, chloroplastic: MAAAAAGAASAAAAPATHHAVHPMNALRSTALRRSTLRWDAAAAFFSPPFRSRRCHRRVLLPPVAALPAKSRSRAKAKLLADAGAVDPWLASLSLLPADGSDAAAAPAPTGWAIGIDPDTRGAIAVLSPDGSSQVFDNPFVNIMVSELTRKRLDTRSIIQLLRGLDAPPGTTAFIEKSSPFPTDGKLGWWSTGFSYGLWIAALVASEFSVVPVASQTWKSYFGLTRSASPKDDSRRAATILFPDKALSLKLKKHHGRAEALLLAAYGKGLVLPSEKFSKTQRVLKQETNLALTGMPD; this comes from the exons ATGGCAGCAGCAGCTGCCGGTGCTGCATCGGCCGCCGCTGCGCCAGCTACGCATCACGCCGTCCACCCCATGAACGCCCTCCGCTCCACCGCCCTCCGCCGCTCCACCCTCCGTTGGGACGCTGCCGCGGCCTTCTTCTCCCCGCCCTTCCGCTCACGCCGCTGCCACCGACGTGTCTTGCTCCCTCCTGTTGCGGCGCTGCCCGCGAAGTCCCGCTCCAGGGCCAAGGCCAAGCTCCTGGCGGACGCGGGGGCTGTGGACCCCTGGCTCGCCTCCCTCTCCCTGCTCCCCGCCGACGGcagcgacgccgccgccgcccccgcccccaccgGCTGGGCGATTGGGATCGATCCAGACACTCGCGGCGCCATCGCCGTTCTCTCACCCGACGGCTCCTCTCAG GTGTTCGATAACCCGTTCGTGAACATAATGGTGTCGGAGCTCACCCGGAAGCGCCTAGACACCAGGTCCATCATACAGCTTCTCCGTGGCCTTGATGCGCCTCCAG gaaCTACAGCATTTATTGAAAAGTCAAGTCCATTTCCAACTGATGGAAAGCTG GGATGGTGGAGTACAGGTTTTTCGTATGGCTTGTGGATTGCTGCTCTAGTGGCATCTGAGTTTTCTGTTGTACCGGTTGCATCACAGACATGGAAATCGTACTTTGGGCTAACTCGAAGTGCATCACCTAAG GACGATAGCAGACGAGCTGCAACAATCTTGTTCCCGGATAAGGCTCTGTCCCTCAAGTTGAAGAAACATCACG GGCGAGCAGAGGCTCTTCTGTTAGCGGCCTATGGAAAAGGACTCGTGCTACCATCAGAGAAGTTCAGCAAAACACAAAGAGTGCTGAAGCAAGAAACCAACTTGGCATTGACAGGGATGCCTGATTGA
- the LOC123061072 gene encoding hydroxymethylglutaryl-CoA lyase, mitochondrial isoform X1 — protein sequence MLASRVWSRSAPQSSRALASAAASAARSLLLRSGMQLSRAPPGLAERPCARIAEADAPPLCSSSGHSRGEHACRRRTYQRHPVSNRATPVGGNRHVLYASYLSQNQQNYRSFSASSDQERIEAANRFQIIHGLPRCVKIVEVGPRDGLQNEKNTVPTPVKIELIKRLATSGLSVVEATSFVSPKWVPQLADARDVMEVVRNITGVSFLVLTPNLKGFEAAAAAGAKEVAIFASASEAFSKSNINCSIKESLVRYNDVALAAKKREIPVRGYVSCVVGCPVEGSVPPSNVAYVAKELYDMGCYEVSLGDTIGVGTPGTVVPMLEAVMSVVPVEKLAVHFHDTYGQSLSNILVSLQMGISVVDSSVAGLGGCPYAKGASGNVATEDVVYMLNGLGIKTGVDLSKVISAGEFICKHLGRQSGSKAATALSKVTASVSKL from the exons ATGCTGGCGTCCAGGGTCTGGTCTAGGTCCGCGCCGCAGTCCTCGCGCGCTTTGGCTTCCGCAGCGGCCTCGGCGGCGAGGTCCCTTCTACTGAGGTCCGGCATGCAGCTCTCCCGGGCTCCTCCCGGTCTCGCAGAGCGGCCCTGCGCCCGGATAGCTGAGGCTGATGCGCCGCCGCTGTGCTCTTCTTCAGGCCATTCACG AGGAGAACATGCCTGCAGAAGACGCACATATCAAAGACATCCAGTGTCTAATCGAGCCACGCCTGTCGGAGGGAACCGTCATGTTCTTTATGCAAGTTATCTTTCACAGAACCAACAGAACTACAGATCTTTTTCGGCTTCGTCCGACCAAGAGAGGATAGAAGCTGCAAACAGG TTCCAGATAATACATGGTCTGCCAAGGTGTGTGAAAATTGTAGAAGTTGGGCCTCGAGATGGACTGCAGAACGAAAAAAATACAGTGCCAACACCTGTAAAGATTGAGCTCATAAAGAGATTGGCAACCTCTGGATTATCAGTTGTTGAGGCAACAAGTTTTGTCTCCCCAAAATGGGTGCCACAG CTAGCTGATGCGAGGGATGTTATGGAAGTGGTTCGGAATATTACGGGTGTAAGCTTTCTTGTATTGACCCCAAACCTTAAG GGATTtgaagcagcagctgcagcaggtGCCAAAGAAGTTGCAATATTTGCGTCAGCTTCTGAAGCATTTTCAAAGTCAAACATAAACTGTTCAATTAAAGAGAGCCTTGTTCGCTATAATGATGTTGCTCTTGCAGCAAAAAAGCGAGAAATTCCTGTACGAGg GTATGTTTCTTGTGTGGTTGGATGCCCAGTAGAAGGATCAGTACCACCTTCAAATGTAGCTTATGTTGCCAAAGAGCTTTATGACATGGGCTGCTACGAGGTTTCGCTTGGTGATACGATTGGAGTAGGTACCCCAG GCACAGTTGTACCAATGCTTGAGGCAGTTATGTCTGTCGTTCCCGTGGAAAAGCTTGCTGTCCATTTCCACGACACCTACGGGCAGTCTCTTTCAAACATCCTTGTCTCTCTCCAG ATGGGTATTAGTGTCGTGGACTCCTCCGTTGCGGGCCTTGGTGGCTGCCCATATGCAAAGGGCGCATCAGGGAATGTTGCTACTGAGGACGTAGTGTACATGCTGAATGGGTTGGGGATCAAGACAGGCGTCGATCTAAGCAAGGTGATCTCAGCCGGCGAGTTCATCTGCAAGCATCTGGGGCGCCAGTCTGGGTCCAAGGCAGCTACTGCCTTGAGCAAGGTTACCGCGAGCGTCTCAAAGCTATGA
- the LOC123061072 gene encoding hydroxymethylglutaryl-CoA lyase, mitochondrial isoform X2, which translates to MLASRVWSRSAPQSSRALASAAASAARSLLLRSGMQLSRAPPGLAERPCARIAEADAPPLCSSSGHSRGEHACRRRTYQRHPVSNRATPVGGNRHVLYASYLSQNQQNYRSFSASSDQERIEAANRIIHGLPRCVKIVEVGPRDGLQNEKNTVPTPVKIELIKRLATSGLSVVEATSFVSPKWVPQLADARDVMEVVRNITGVSFLVLTPNLKGFEAAAAAGAKEVAIFASASEAFSKSNINCSIKESLVRYNDVALAAKKREIPVRGYVSCVVGCPVEGSVPPSNVAYVAKELYDMGCYEVSLGDTIGVGTPGTVVPMLEAVMSVVPVEKLAVHFHDTYGQSLSNILVSLQMGISVVDSSVAGLGGCPYAKGASGNVATEDVVYMLNGLGIKTGVDLSKVISAGEFICKHLGRQSGSKAATALSKVTASVSKL; encoded by the exons ATGCTGGCGTCCAGGGTCTGGTCTAGGTCCGCGCCGCAGTCCTCGCGCGCTTTGGCTTCCGCAGCGGCCTCGGCGGCGAGGTCCCTTCTACTGAGGTCCGGCATGCAGCTCTCCCGGGCTCCTCCCGGTCTCGCAGAGCGGCCCTGCGCCCGGATAGCTGAGGCTGATGCGCCGCCGCTGTGCTCTTCTTCAGGCCATTCACG AGGAGAACATGCCTGCAGAAGACGCACATATCAAAGACATCCAGTGTCTAATCGAGCCACGCCTGTCGGAGGGAACCGTCATGTTCTTTATGCAAGTTATCTTTCACAGAACCAACAGAACTACAGATCTTTTTCGGCTTCGTCCGACCAAGAGAGGATAGAAGCTGCAAACAGG ATAATACATGGTCTGCCAAGGTGTGTGAAAATTGTAGAAGTTGGGCCTCGAGATGGACTGCAGAACGAAAAAAATACAGTGCCAACACCTGTAAAGATTGAGCTCATAAAGAGATTGGCAACCTCTGGATTATCAGTTGTTGAGGCAACAAGTTTTGTCTCCCCAAAATGGGTGCCACAG CTAGCTGATGCGAGGGATGTTATGGAAGTGGTTCGGAATATTACGGGTGTAAGCTTTCTTGTATTGACCCCAAACCTTAAG GGATTtgaagcagcagctgcagcaggtGCCAAAGAAGTTGCAATATTTGCGTCAGCTTCTGAAGCATTTTCAAAGTCAAACATAAACTGTTCAATTAAAGAGAGCCTTGTTCGCTATAATGATGTTGCTCTTGCAGCAAAAAAGCGAGAAATTCCTGTACGAGg GTATGTTTCTTGTGTGGTTGGATGCCCAGTAGAAGGATCAGTACCACCTTCAAATGTAGCTTATGTTGCCAAAGAGCTTTATGACATGGGCTGCTACGAGGTTTCGCTTGGTGATACGATTGGAGTAGGTACCCCAG GCACAGTTGTACCAATGCTTGAGGCAGTTATGTCTGTCGTTCCCGTGGAAAAGCTTGCTGTCCATTTCCACGACACCTACGGGCAGTCTCTTTCAAACATCCTTGTCTCTCTCCAG ATGGGTATTAGTGTCGTGGACTCCTCCGTTGCGGGCCTTGGTGGCTGCCCATATGCAAAGGGCGCATCAGGGAATGTTGCTACTGAGGACGTAGTGTACATGCTGAATGGGTTGGGGATCAAGACAGGCGTCGATCTAAGCAAGGTGATCTCAGCCGGCGAGTTCATCTGCAAGCATCTGGGGCGCCAGTCTGGGTCCAAGGCAGCTACTGCCTTGAGCAAGGTTACCGCGAGCGTCTCAAAGCTATGA
- the LOC123061072 gene encoding hydroxymethylglutaryl-CoA lyase, mitochondrial isoform X3 gives MLASRVWSRSAPQSSRALASAAASAARSLLLRSGMQLSRAPPGLAERPCARIAEADAPPLCSSSGHSRGEHACRRRTYQRHPVSNRATPVGGNRHVLYASYLSQNQQNYRSFSASSDQERIEAANRFQIIHGLPRCVKIVEVGPRDGLQNEKNTVPTPVKIELIKRLATSGLSVVEATSFVSPKWVPQLADARDVMEVVRNITGVSFLVLTPNLKGFEAAAAAGAKEVAIFASASEAFSKSNINCSIKESLVRYNDVALAAKKREIPVRGYVSCVVGCPVEGSVPPSNVAYVAKELYDMGCYEVSLGDTIGVGTPGKGYYLARASLTPRSSLSSWSLGIFGMICFSCCLQTNVEFSCPQIMEENCS, from the exons ATGCTGGCGTCCAGGGTCTGGTCTAGGTCCGCGCCGCAGTCCTCGCGCGCTTTGGCTTCCGCAGCGGCCTCGGCGGCGAGGTCCCTTCTACTGAGGTCCGGCATGCAGCTCTCCCGGGCTCCTCCCGGTCTCGCAGAGCGGCCCTGCGCCCGGATAGCTGAGGCTGATGCGCCGCCGCTGTGCTCTTCTTCAGGCCATTCACG AGGAGAACATGCCTGCAGAAGACGCACATATCAAAGACATCCAGTGTCTAATCGAGCCACGCCTGTCGGAGGGAACCGTCATGTTCTTTATGCAAGTTATCTTTCACAGAACCAACAGAACTACAGATCTTTTTCGGCTTCGTCCGACCAAGAGAGGATAGAAGCTGCAAACAGG TTCCAGATAATACATGGTCTGCCAAGGTGTGTGAAAATTGTAGAAGTTGGGCCTCGAGATGGACTGCAGAACGAAAAAAATACAGTGCCAACACCTGTAAAGATTGAGCTCATAAAGAGATTGGCAACCTCTGGATTATCAGTTGTTGAGGCAACAAGTTTTGTCTCCCCAAAATGGGTGCCACAG CTAGCTGATGCGAGGGATGTTATGGAAGTGGTTCGGAATATTACGGGTGTAAGCTTTCTTGTATTGACCCCAAACCTTAAG GGATTtgaagcagcagctgcagcaggtGCCAAAGAAGTTGCAATATTTGCGTCAGCTTCTGAAGCATTTTCAAAGTCAAACATAAACTGTTCAATTAAAGAGAGCCTTGTTCGCTATAATGATGTTGCTCTTGCAGCAAAAAAGCGAGAAATTCCTGTACGAGg GTATGTTTCTTGTGTGGTTGGATGCCCAGTAGAAGGATCAGTACCACCTTCAAATGTAGCTTATGTTGCCAAAGAGCTTTATGACATGGGCTGCTACGAGGTTTCGCTTGGTGATACGATTGGAGTAGGTACCCCAG GCAAAGGATATTATCTGGCACGTGCCAGTTTGACACCAAGGTCCTCACTGTCATCCTGGAGCCTTGGCATATTTGGCATGATTTGTTTCTCATGTTGCCTTCAAACAAATGTTGAATTTTCTTGTCCTCAAATAATGGAAGAAAACTGCTCCTAG